From the genome of Flavobacterium luteolum, one region includes:
- a CDS encoding DUF5808 domain-containing protein, with translation MKSEKPTQEDYDNWHKDPKNWYFFNSFYYNPKDKRLLPPKKIQWMGYTVNFANPYSVMLLLPFVIIVILVLSK, from the coding sequence ATGAAATCAGAAAAACCAACTCAGGAAGATTACGATAATTGGCATAAAGACCCAAAGAATTGGTATTTCTTCAATAGCTTTTACTATAATCCGAAAGACAAAAGATTACTTCCTCCCAAAAAGATTCAATGGATGGGCTATACAGTAAATTTTGCCAATCCATATTCCGTAATGCTTTTATTGCCTTTTGTAATAATTGTTATTTTGGTTTTATCGAAATAA